One segment of Xanthomonas oryzae pv. oryzae DNA contains the following:
- the icmH gene encoding type IVB secretion system protein IcmH/DotU — translation MSNTVDQHDDDATVVRSATPAPRPASSMPPRQSPTRTRRPPDLDAAMRATPGAMQGNAVVRAATPLLLLAVQLRHSAQTPEIATLRENCITRLQHFEQELRQQGTDDKTGIAARYVLCTLLDEAVLAAPWGEASGWSQRTLLVTFHGETYGGAKVFDLLDRLARDPARHLDLLELLYLALALGFGGRYRVEQGGGARLADRQAELYQLIQRQRVPAPAELSPHWQGAQAPLLRNAAATPLWIAALASLCIVLLAFVWLHARLNTLTAPISAQLARIGLERVALPIPAAVRAATIPALAPLLAAEQRAGLLTVHTDGDGRSTVRLASASMFPSGSAELDADQTHLLERVAAALEQVPGRVVVVGHTDDQPVRSLRFKDNFALSARRAESVGAVLAAGLRDRRRVQTSGAGDSQPIALPPQLPGNRARNRRVEILLIPET, via the coding sequence ATGAGCAACACGGTCGACCAGCACGACGACGATGCCACCGTGGTCCGCAGCGCGACGCCGGCGCCGCGGCCCGCCTCATCCATGCCGCCCCGCCAATCACCGACGCGGACGAGGCGACCGCCCGATCTGGATGCCGCCATGCGCGCGACGCCAGGTGCGATGCAGGGCAATGCGGTGGTGCGCGCAGCCACGCCGCTGCTGCTGCTGGCGGTGCAGTTGCGACACTCCGCGCAGACGCCGGAGATCGCCACCTTGCGCGAGAACTGCATCACGCGCCTGCAGCACTTCGAGCAGGAGCTGCGGCAACAGGGCACCGACGACAAGACCGGCATCGCCGCGCGCTACGTGCTGTGCACGTTGCTCGACGAAGCGGTGCTGGCCGCGCCCTGGGGCGAGGCCAGCGGCTGGTCGCAGCGCACTTTGCTGGTGACGTTCCACGGCGAAACCTATGGCGGCGCCAAGGTCTTCGACCTGCTCGATCGGCTGGCACGCGATCCGGCGCGGCACCTGGACCTGCTGGAGCTGCTGTACCTGGCATTGGCGCTGGGCTTTGGTGGCCGCTATCGGGTGGAGCAGGGTGGTGGGGCACGGCTGGCCGATCGCCAGGCCGAGCTCTACCAACTCATCCAGCGTCAGCGCGTGCCTGCGCCTGCCGAGTTGTCGCCGCATTGGCAAGGCGCGCAGGCGCCGTTGCTGCGCAATGCAGCGGCCACGCCGCTGTGGATCGCGGCGCTGGCCTCGCTGTGCATCGTGTTGCTGGCGTTCGTGTGGTTGCATGCGCGCCTCAATACGCTGACCGCGCCGATCAGCGCGCAGCTGGCGCGCATCGGCCTGGAGCGGGTGGCGTTGCCGATCCCGGCGGCAGTCAGAGCGGCGACCATACCGGCGCTTGCACCGCTGCTGGCGGCCGAGCAACGCGCAGGGTTGCTGACCGTCCACACCGACGGCGATGGCCGCAGCACCGTGCGCCTGGCCAGCGCATCCATGTTCCCCAGCGGCAGCGCGGAGTTGGATGCCGATCAGACCCACCTGCTCGAACGCGTTGCTGCGGCGCTTGAACAGGTGCCGGGGCGGGTGGTGGTGGTGGGGCATACCGACGATCAGCCGGTGCGCTCGCTGCGCTTCAAGGACAACTTCGCCTTATCCGCACGTCGCGCAGAGAGCGTGGGCGCCGTGTTGGCGGCAGGCCTGCGCGATCGACGCCGGGTACAGACCAGTGGCGCGGGCGATTCCCAGCCCATCGCGCTACCGCCGCAATTGCCCGGCAACCGTGCGCGCAATCGGCGCGTCGAGATCCTGTTGATTCCCGAGACCTGA
- the tssK gene encoding type VI secretion system baseplate subunit TssK, with amino-acid sequence MTPYNKVIWSEGLFLRPQHLQQQERYLERYMELHAGALRPHAWGFSVLELEPELLSIGKLGIRRARGCFPDGTPFSIPDRDPAPPPLDVPANCRDQVVSLALPLRATTQPDSTWPDGDGSRLARYRVGEAEVGDSSGSIAGTVLLEVGVLASRLRLQSEPGEGLVEVPMARIVECRADRRVILDDAFIPTAIRIEGAARLSMLLAELLGLLHQRGQALADRVAGSDRSGVAEIADVLMLQVINRYQPLVAHWASAPLEHPEALYCVLLGMAGELATFTRASKRSGPFPPYAHDALKASFEPVVVSLRESLSAVLEQSAIAVPLQQRKYGVWVGMVPDPALLDAAAFVLAVKADLRAEDLRKRLPAESKIGPVEKIRDLVNLQLPGVAVSALAMAPRQVPYHAGCAYFELDRQSSLWKTLRTSGGVALHFGSGFPGLELELWAVRN; translated from the coding sequence ATGACCCCTTACAACAAGGTGATCTGGAGCGAGGGCCTGTTCCTGCGCCCGCAGCACCTGCAACAACAGGAGCGCTATCTGGAGCGCTACATGGAACTGCATGCCGGTGCGCTCCGGCCGCATGCGTGGGGTTTCAGCGTACTGGAGCTGGAGCCGGAATTGCTGTCCATCGGCAAGCTCGGCATCCGGCGCGCCCGCGGCTGCTTTCCCGATGGCACGCCGTTTTCCATTCCCGATCGCGATCCGGCACCGCCGCCGTTGGACGTGCCGGCCAACTGCCGCGACCAGGTGGTGAGTCTGGCGCTGCCGCTGCGCGCGACCACGCAGCCCGATAGCACCTGGCCGGATGGCGACGGCAGCCGGCTGGCCCGTTATCGCGTGGGCGAAGCGGAGGTCGGCGATTCGTCCGGCAGCATCGCCGGCACGGTCCTGCTGGAAGTCGGCGTGCTGGCCAGTCGCCTACGCCTGCAGTCCGAACCGGGGGAGGGGCTGGTGGAGGTGCCGATGGCGCGCATTGTCGAGTGCCGCGCCGATCGACGGGTGATTCTCGATGATGCCTTCATCCCGACCGCCATCCGCATCGAAGGCGCCGCGCGGTTGTCCATGCTGCTGGCCGAATTGCTTGGGCTATTGCATCAACGCGGCCAGGCGCTGGCCGACCGCGTGGCCGGCAGCGACCGTAGCGGCGTGGCAGAAATCGCAGACGTGCTGATGTTGCAGGTGATCAATCGCTACCAGCCGCTGGTGGCGCATTGGGCAAGCGCGCCGCTGGAGCATCCGGAAGCGCTGTATTGCGTGCTGCTGGGGATGGCTGGCGAACTCGCGACCTTCACCCGTGCCAGTAAACGCAGCGGGCCATTTCCGCCGTACGCACACGATGCGCTGAAGGCGAGCTTCGAGCCGGTGGTGGTGTCCTTGCGCGAAAGCTTGAGCGCGGTGCTCGAACAGTCGGCGATTGCCGTGCCCTTGCAGCAACGCAAATACGGCGTGTGGGTGGGCATGGTGCCCGATCCGGCCTTGCTGGACGCGGCGGCCTTCGTGCTGGCAGTCAAGGCGGATCTGCGCGCCGAGGATCTGCGCAAGCGGCTACCCGCCGAATCGAAGATCGGCCCGGTGGAGAAGATTCGCGACCTGGTGAACCTGCAACTGCCCGGGGTGGCCGTGAGTGCGCTGGCGATGGCACCGCGGCAGGTGCCGTATCACGCCGGCTGCGCCTACTTCGAACTCGATCGGCAATCGTCGCTGTGGAAGACGCTGCGCACGTCCGGTGGCGTGGCGCTGCATTTCGGCAGTGGTTTTCCCGGCCTGGAACTTGAGTTGTGGGCGGTGAGGAATTGA
- the tagH gene encoding type VI secretion system-associated FHA domain protein TagH gives MSAVSPRLTLTVRDAQAVSGGTQAQASFAAEGGRIGRDATCDWVLEGEGVSRLHASVRHLDGVYFIEDHSTNGVLHNGVPLRAGFPVPLHAGDALRIDAFEIDVAVSGASVTAGAAATQNWNHAEPCTLSAMPLPQQSQHAPLEHDVFAALGASSMRATDTDPLALFATSFTLAGRQSDAAAFGLGHAPATAEAYRAPVAAPAAGGVVLPEHWDLTRSEFALPPAADPVADMQAPLPSAAVPIAPAAAAPAPTPTPTPTPLPLPLPLPTPVSQTRGAAVAVSAAAPSAAQPVVAHTPDTPELPALFAAMTAGLMDVLRARAAFKNSLRVPVTLIQRTENNPLKFAATVDEAVARLLAPPSPGYLTGAAAIEEAVEDIGRHQLALLAGMRAAFEHVFAQFDPARFEADTAGSALGSWGNRPWRRYAQHYRELLGDPDERFRRLFGEEFARAYEQQLARAKAQAQPTDGDRA, from the coding sequence ATGAGCGCGGTGTCACCCCGGCTGACGCTGACGGTTCGCGATGCGCAGGCGGTGTCGGGCGGCACACAAGCGCAGGCCAGCTTCGCGGCAGAAGGCGGGCGCATCGGCCGCGACGCCACCTGCGATTGGGTGCTCGAAGGCGAGGGGGTGTCGCGCCTGCACGCCAGCGTGCGCCATCTCGATGGGGTGTATTTCATCGAAGACCACAGCACTAACGGCGTGTTGCATAACGGCGTGCCGCTACGTGCCGGTTTTCCGGTGCCGCTGCATGCCGGCGACGCCTTGCGCATCGATGCCTTCGAGATCGACGTGGCGGTGTCGGGCGCAAGCGTTACCGCTGGTGCAGCCGCGACGCAGAACTGGAATCACGCCGAACCGTGCACGCTGTCGGCAATGCCACTGCCGCAGCAGTCGCAGCACGCGCCGCTGGAGCATGATGTTTTCGCCGCGCTTGGGGCGTCGTCGATGCGGGCAACCGACACCGACCCACTGGCATTGTTCGCCACCTCGTTCACGCTGGCCGGCCGCCAGAGCGATGCGGCGGCGTTCGGGCTGGGGCATGCGCCGGCAACGGCCGAGGCCTACCGTGCACCCGTGGCCGCGCCGGCTGCCGGCGGCGTTGTGTTGCCCGAGCACTGGGACCTGACACGCAGCGAATTTGCGCTGCCGCCGGCTGCCGATCCAGTGGCAGACATGCAAGCGCCACTGCCGTCCGCCGCAGTGCCTATTGCCCCAGCGGCGGCAGCACCCGCACCGACGCCCACACCCACACCCACACCACTGCCACTGCCACTGCCACTGCCAACGCCGGTCTCGCAAACGCGTGGCGCGGCAGTAGCGGTGAGCGCTGCCGCCCCCTCCGCGGCGCAGCCGGTAGTTGCACACACGCCGGATACCCCCGAGCTGCCCGCGCTGTTCGCCGCCATGACCGCTGGCTTGATGGATGTCTTGCGCGCGCGTGCGGCGTTCAAGAACAGCCTCCGCGTGCCGGTCACGCTGATCCAACGCACCGAGAACAATCCGCTCAAGTTCGCCGCGACGGTGGACGAGGCGGTCGCCCGCCTGTTGGCGCCGCCGAGCCCTGGGTATCTGACCGGTGCGGCCGCGATCGAAGAAGCGGTGGAGGACATCGGGCGTCACCAGCTGGCCTTGTTGGCCGGCATGCGTGCCGCCTTCGAGCATGTGTTTGCCCAGTTCGATCCAGCGCGCTTCGAGGCAGACACCGCCGGCTCCGCGCTCGGTTCCTGGGGCAATCGGCCCTGGCGACGCTACGCGCAGCATTACCGCGAGTTGCTCGGCGATCCCGACGAGCGCTTCCGCCGCCTGTTCGGCGAAGAATTCGCCCGCGCCTACGAACAACAGCTGGCCCGTGCCAAGGCGCAGGCTCAACCCACAGACGGCGACCGAGCATGA
- the tssM gene encoding type VI secretion system membrane subunit TssM, with protein MRFVLDFLRVRYLASAAILSLLALLVWVGGPYLSLGRWQPFASVSGRLLAMAVLVLAWAGWRYLRWRRDSAKQQRLAAELVGQGARAEDASGNDSRARAAHEQVRLRARFTEAMAVLRRRRRNGPGLHVLPWYLLIGAPGSGKSTLLQSSGLEFPLKAHGTHAALEGVGGTRNCDWWFADQAVFLDSAGRYTTQDSDAIADAGAWHGFLDLLRRHRRQPLNGVIVTVSVAELLELDGDAGLSHARAVRHRLNELVEKLRARVPVYLIVTKCDLVSGFAEFFADLDAAGRAQVWGVSFPQAQAAGDTDPLTRFPTELERLLERIDQRVLERLHRARDARERAAVLSFPQQLRLLQPALMDVVQTAFGRHGYAGQPWLRGVYLSSGTQQGHPIDHVISAVARHFGVAAAGLPPVSSAPRSYFLSRLLKDVVFAEAGLAGSQPGSAQCRRLLQLACWAVLTATTLGVLSGMAGSYARNVRLIGQVRDALDAYPAGPLPADAGEAAFYAKALQRFDALAQARDAALPPGASIPWSRRFGLHQGTALARDVQEAYLRDLNGALLPALAQSLRRKLEQSSNDPQRLYPLLKGYLMLGDPTRRDAMHLATLADTVWRQIFPDDASVRAGLNLHLRALLGPVDGARALALDRQQIEQTRASLRTAELPALVYGGLKLTQPGVDAGQAPRLDRRLGLLSDVFERRSGLPLSAPLPPLFTRQAFQAQIGGGIAHGVQQFLADDWVLGTAPLDPLARSQLEREVLALYQRDYIAAWDSLLADLVLRPVVQTGQASAVAAKLGGPASPLKALLVLLREHTHALGRTPAAKAGAGAAAAADTAAAAEPDVAAEPIERHFEPLTRLLDGGPGASALDETLAALTQMSRTLLGAAAGVAADQNAPALLIAAQQAEQLPPPLGNWMATLSGRGRALTASSVGEALRNAQRQAAGRECALLVSGRFPFVPGSNNEIPLRDFAELFAPGGRMDRFAQQALLGKVDTSGPGWKWNAGMAAAGADDVLARAQLADEIKQAFFAGGGAQPQVAFTVSIPPQAGIRRLQLEVDGQALDVRDGARATQSMTWPGPTPGLVRLAAWDASGQALPVVEYRGPWAWFRVMQAGRLHRSGDLDYTASLALGGTSVRVDIQPASLRHPFAASAVQRFSCP; from the coding sequence ATGCGCTTTGTGCTCGATTTCCTGCGCGTGCGCTACCTCGCCAGCGCTGCCATCCTCAGTCTGTTGGCCCTCCTGGTGTGGGTCGGCGGACCCTATCTCAGCCTGGGCCGCTGGCAGCCGTTTGCCAGCGTGAGCGGGCGCCTGCTTGCCATGGCCGTGCTGGTGCTCGCGTGGGCAGGGTGGCGCTATCTGCGCTGGCGCCGCGACAGCGCCAAGCAGCAACGTCTGGCCGCCGAACTGGTCGGGCAGGGAGCACGTGCCGAAGACGCCAGCGGCAACGACAGTCGCGCGCGTGCAGCACACGAGCAGGTCCGCCTGCGTGCGCGCTTTACCGAAGCCATGGCGGTGCTGCGCCGTCGCCGTCGCAACGGTCCCGGCCTGCACGTGCTGCCCTGGTATCTGCTGATCGGCGCGCCCGGTTCCGGCAAGAGCACCTTGCTGCAGTCTTCGGGCCTGGAGTTCCCCCTCAAGGCACATGGCACCCACGCCGCGCTGGAAGGTGTCGGTGGCACGCGCAACTGCGATTGGTGGTTCGCCGACCAAGCAGTGTTCCTCGACAGTGCCGGGCGCTATACCACCCAGGATTCGGACGCCATCGCCGATGCCGGTGCCTGGCATGGCTTTCTGGACCTGCTGCGGCGGCATCGCCGGCAGCCATTGAACGGCGTCATCGTGACCGTGAGCGTGGCCGAGCTGCTGGAGCTCGATGGCGATGCCGGTCTGTCGCACGCGCGGGCAGTACGTCATCGACTGAACGAACTGGTCGAGAAACTGCGCGCACGCGTGCCGGTCTACCTGATCGTGACCAAATGCGATCTGGTGTCGGGCTTCGCCGAATTCTTCGCCGATCTGGATGCCGCCGGCCGCGCGCAGGTGTGGGGGGTGTCGTTCCCACAGGCGCAGGCCGCCGGTGACACCGATCCGTTGACGCGATTCCCCACCGAGCTCGAACGCCTGCTGGAGCGGATCGATCAGCGCGTGCTGGAGCGCCTGCATCGGGCGCGCGATGCACGCGAGCGTGCCGCGGTGCTGTCCTTTCCGCAGCAATTGCGGTTGCTTCAGCCAGCGCTGATGGACGTTGTGCAGACCGCGTTCGGCCGCCATGGCTATGCCGGCCAGCCGTGGCTGCGTGGTGTCTATCTGAGCTCGGGGACGCAGCAAGGCCATCCGATCGACCACGTCATCTCGGCAGTGGCGCGACACTTCGGTGTTGCCGCCGCCGGTCTGCCGCCCGTCAGCAGCGCACCACGCAGTTACTTCCTGTCACGCCTGCTCAAGGACGTGGTCTTCGCCGAGGCGGGACTGGCCGGCAGCCAACCCGGCAGCGCGCAGTGCCGTCGGTTGCTGCAGCTGGCCTGCTGGGCCGTGTTGACCGCCACCACCCTGGGCGTGCTGTCGGGCATGGCCGGCAGTTACGCCCGCAACGTGCGGCTGATCGGGCAGGTGCGCGACGCGCTCGATGCCTATCCCGCCGGCCCGCTGCCCGCCGATGCAGGCGAGGCGGCCTTCTATGCAAAAGCCTTGCAGCGTTTCGACGCGTTGGCGCAGGCGCGCGATGCGGCGCTGCCGCCGGGCGCGTCGATTCCGTGGTCGCGACGTTTCGGGCTGCACCAGGGCACGGCCTTGGCGCGCGATGTGCAAGAAGCGTATCTGCGCGACCTCAATGGCGCGTTGCTGCCGGCATTGGCGCAATCGCTGCGACGCAAGCTGGAGCAGTCCAGCAACGATCCGCAACGTTTGTATCCATTGTTGAAGGGCTACCTGATGCTGGGAGACCCGACACGGCGCGATGCAATGCATCTGGCCACGCTGGCAGACACGGTCTGGCGCCAGATATTTCCCGACGATGCATCGGTGCGTGCGGGGTTGAACCTGCATCTGCGCGCCTTGCTGGGTCCGGTGGACGGCGCGCGCGCGCTTGCGCTGGATCGGCAGCAGATCGAGCAGACACGGGCGAGCCTGCGAACCGCCGAACTGCCGGCACTGGTCTACGGTGGCCTCAAGCTGACGCAGCCCGGGGTCGATGCCGGCCAGGCCCCACGCCTGGATCGCCGCCTGGGCCTGCTGAGTGATGTCTTCGAACGCCGCAGTGGCCTGCCGTTGTCTGCGCCATTGCCCCCGCTGTTCACCCGTCAAGCGTTTCAAGCACAGATCGGCGGTGGCATCGCGCATGGCGTGCAGCAGTTTCTCGCCGACGATTGGGTGTTGGGCACGGCACCGCTGGACCCGTTGGCGCGCTCGCAACTGGAGCGCGAGGTATTGGCGCTGTATCAGCGCGACTACATCGCCGCCTGGGACAGCCTGCTGGCCGATCTGGTGTTGCGGCCGGTCGTGCAGACCGGGCAGGCGAGTGCGGTGGCCGCCAAGCTGGGTGGACCGGCATCGCCGCTGAAGGCGTTGCTGGTGTTGCTGCGCGAGCACACCCACGCACTGGGGCGCACGCCTGCAGCGAAGGCCGGCGCGGGCGCTGCAGCTGCCGCGGACACTGCTGCTGCGGCCGAGCCGGATGTGGCAGCCGAACCGATCGAACGCCATTTCGAACCGCTCACTCGCCTGCTCGATGGTGGGCCGGGCGCCAGTGCGCTGGACGAAACCCTGGCCGCGTTGACCCAGATGAGCCGCACGCTGTTGGGAGCCGCCGCTGGCGTGGCTGCCGACCAGAACGCCCCGGCGTTGCTGATCGCCGCGCAACAGGCCGAACAGCTGCCGCCGCCGCTGGGCAACTGGATGGCGACCTTGTCCGGTCGTGGTCGCGCATTGACCGCCAGCAGCGTCGGCGAGGCATTGCGTAACGCGCAACGGCAAGCCGCCGGGCGTGAGTGCGCGCTGCTGGTGAGCGGGCGTTTCCCGTTCGTGCCGGGCAGCAACAACGAGATCCCGCTGCGCGATTTCGCCGAACTGTTCGCACCCGGTGGGCGGATGGACCGGTTCGCGCAACAGGCGTTGCTCGGCAAGGTCGATACCAGCGGGCCTGGCTGGAAATGGAATGCAGGCATGGCTGCGGCTGGCGCAGACGACGTGCTGGCGCGCGCGCAACTGGCCGACGAGATCAAGCAAGCATTCTTCGCCGGCGGCGGTGCGCAGCCGCAGGTCGCCTTTACTGTTTCCATTCCACCGCAAGCAGGGATTCGCCGGCTGCAGCTGGAGGTGGATGGGCAAGCGCTGGACGTGCGCGATGGTGCGCGCGCCACCCAGTCGATGACCTGGCCTGGTCCAACGCCAGGTCTGGTGCGTCTGGCGGCGTGGGACGCCAGCGGACAGGCTTTGCCAGTGGTCGAATACCGCGGCCCCTGGGCCTGGTTTCGGGTCATGCAGGCCGGGCGGCTGCACCGCAGCGGCGATCTGGATTACACCGCCAGCCTCGCGCTGGGCGGCACCAGCGTGCGCGTGGACATACAACCGGCCAGCCTGCGGCATCCCTT